A single region of the Zygotorulaspora mrakii chromosome 4, complete sequence genome encodes:
- the YKU80 gene encoding ATP-dependent DNA helicase YKU80 (similar to Saccharomyces cerevisiae YKU80 (YMR106C); ancestral locus Anc_2.444) produces the protein MSAESTSFIIDASRSMVQDGNVAKAMAYLEYALLEKVKRQRKTDWISCYLSNCHNTKNSQDIPGIYQVQSFVAPISTEQTLNILREVNSYSQDLVNDEVKKEIPDNELQCMIQCLLVASLDLKSQFNKRKLLRQIVIFTDDLNGLDLTPNEIVVLQEELNLRLILVDCCKETSSEDIFGSKWGLLIKAIPGSKVYRINELLIDITSLKFPIIKPVRVFSGELRLGSDPIGLIRNNFDPSADFKCLSIQVEGYPATKHVPSLNRKTVLKKEESGEVEYEPVKSIVEYETLGYDTDKRISISQESVAKAFRYGSDYVVLPSILDEKRFLNTLPGLDVRGFLDRKKMQNYYLTSESRFILADTKSGGIADVTMFNALVDAMLEYDKIAIARFVAKRQTEVQMCILCPLLVDSGVVVPNQVNGENFQRTFILSRLPFAEDERVSDFPRLINRTTTSGKAISQGKDSEQIDALMSQYVDSLDLDAQKYETVPDTKYYSMLNPIAKETSLPLPDDFEGESTNDPSRIPAIHIRRQQQVLLEYIHQKLINRSSEFQIPELPDMLRDIITPHFDSHSAKEQTELVKLLAIKKVEKESKRPDEVYESDDEDNIPSFEEIMAKGAR, from the coding sequence TCTATGGTTCAGGACGGGAATGTTGCCAAAGCGATGGCTTATTTGGAATATGCATTGTTAGAGAAAGTTAAGAGGCAACGTAAAACTGACTGGATCAGTTGCTATTTGTCGAATTGTCACAATACCAAAAACTCACAAGATATTCCGGGAATATATCAAGTGCAATCATTTGTTGCACCAATTTCCACAGAACAGACGTTGAACATACTTCGAGAGGTAAACAGCTATTCGCAGGATTTAGTAAATGATGAGGTTAAGAAAGAGATTCCAGATAATGAGTTGCAATGTATGATTCAATGTCTTCTCGTGGCCTCTCTGGATTTGAAATCCCAATTTAACAAGAGAAAACTGCTACGACAAATTGTTATTTTTACAGATGATTTAAATGGGTTAGATTTAACTCCCAATGAAATAGTCGTTCTTCAGGAAGAACTGAATTTAAGGTTAATACTCGTTGACTGCTGTAAAGAGACTTCCAGCGAGGACATCTTTGGAAGTAAATGGGGTTTGTTGATCAAAGCCATTCCAGGGTCTAAAGTATACAGAATAAATGAATTACTGATCGATATTACTTCCCTAAAATTTCCTATTATCAAGCCTGTCAGAGTTTTTAGCGGTGAATTAAGACTGGGATCAGATCCAATTGGCCTTATCAGGAACAATTTTGACCCATCCGCAGATTTTAAATGTTTAAGCATTCAAGTCGAAGGTTATCCAGCAACAAAGCATGTTCCATCGCTCAATAGGAAGACTgttctgaaaaaagaagagtcTGGTGAAGTAGAATATGAGCCTGTTAAGTCGATAGTTGAATATGAAACACTTGGCTATGACACAGATAAGCGAATCAGCATTTCGCAAGAATCAGTCGCAAAGGCATTCAGGTATGGATCGGACTACGTTGTGCTACCATCAATTTTggatgaaaagagatttttAAACACTCTCCCAGGACTGGATGTGAGAGGATTTCTGgatagaaaaaagatgcaaaaTTACTACCTAACTTCTGAATCGAGATTCATACTTGCAGACACTAAGTCGGGCGGTATTGCAGACGTTACAATGTTCAACGCCTTAGTTGACGCAATGTTAGAGTACGACAAAATAGCTATCGCAAGATTTGTAGCTAAGCGACAAACAGAGGTGCAAATGTGTATACTATGTCCACTTCTTGTCGATAGCGGCGTTGTAGTTCCAAATCAAGTCAATGGTGAAAATTTCCAGCGCACATTCATATTGAGTAGGTTACCGTTtgctgaagatgaaagagtTTCTGACTTTCCCCGTCTAATCAACAGAACAACTACTTCAGGCAAAGCTATATCTCAGGGCAAAGATTCAGAACAGATAGACGCACTAATGTCTCAGTATGTAGACTCTTTGGATTTGGATGCTCAAAAGTATGAGACTGTCCCAGATACAAAGTATTACTCAATGTTGAATCCAATTGCTAAAGAGACCTCTCTACCATTACCcgatgattttgaaggcGAGTCAACCAATGATCCTTCAAGAATCCCCGCAATTCACATACGTAGACAGCAGCAAGTTCTTCTTGAATacattcatcaaaaactgATAAACAGATCATCAGAATTCCAAATTCCGGAGTTGCCGGATATGTTGAGAGATATAATTACTCCACATTTTGATTCGCATTCTgcaaaagaacaaactgAGTTAGTCAAACTGCTTGCAATAAAGAAGGTGGAAAAGGAATCTAAGAGGCCGGATGAGGTTTACGAAagtgacgatgaagataatATACCCTCTTTCGAAGAAATTATGGCGAAAGGTGCCCGCTAG